A window from Athalia rosae chromosome 5, iyAthRosa1.1, whole genome shotgun sequence encodes these proteins:
- the LOC105684027 gene encoding galactosylgalactosylxylosylprotein 3-beta-glucuronosyltransferase P translates to MMKPAMKMGVIALVGVCVVFYQYHLSFGFRLDQVTALNGGTAQDVAESLSINNEVDACSSQQKFTEEMIRNAVDAVRLASGLGPDIGTRLTEELVKQLSQPIINKSSPVAASQVPLTRISNVDSFADETPLYVITPTYRRPEQVPELTRMAHTLMLVKNVHWLVIEDAQIATQQVTDLLKRTGLTYEHLIAPMPDQYKLKKGAKPRGVSNRNRGLQWLRANATKGVFYFADDDNTYDIRLFDEIRTTKKVSMWPVGLCTKAGLSTPVVKNGKFIGFYDGWMAGRKFPVDMAGFAVSVKFLLDRPKAGMPFKPGYEEDGFLKSLAPFEPNQIELLANKCTEVLAWHTQTKKNEPSSEIDRKKYASTNLITLKQKIV, encoded by the exons ATGATGAAGCCGGCGATGAAGATGGGGGTGATCGCCCTCGTGGGCGTGTGCGTTGTATTTTACCAATATCATCTGTCCTTCGGTTTCCGACTCGATCAAGTCACAGCGTTGAACGGAGGAACGGCGCAAGACGTTGCGGAATCTCTTTCGATCAACAACGAAGTCGACGCGTGTTCATCGCAGCAAAAGTTTACCGAAGAAATG ATTCGCAACGCCGTAGACGCGGTCAGATTGGCGAGCGGTTTGGGACCCGATATCGGAACCCGTTTGACGGAGGAGTTGGTCAAACAGTTGAGTCAACCGATAATAAACAAATCGTCGCCAGTGGCGGCGTCTCAAGTTCCTCTAACGAGGATATCGAACGTCGATTCATTCGCCGACGAAACCCCTCTTTATGTGATAACTCCGACGTATCGCCGACCGGAACAAGTACCGGAATTGACGAGAATGGCTCACACTCTGATGCTCGTGAAAAATGTCCACTGGTTGGTCATCGAAGATGCTCAAATTGCCACGCAGCAAGTAACCGACCTTTTGAAACGGACCGGATTGACGTACGAACACCTTATTG CTCCGATGCCTGACCAGTACAAACTGAAGAAAGGAGCGAAACCTCGAGGAGTTTCGAACAGAAATCGCGGGCTCCAGTGGCTCAGAGCAAACGCGACGAAGGGTGTATTTTACTTTGCAGACGACGACAATACTTACGACATAAGGCTATTCGACGAG ATCCGCACGACAAAAAAAGTCTCGATGTGGCCAGTCGGCCTTTGCACAAAAGCCGGCCTCAGTACTCCCGTGGTGAAGAATGGAAAGTTCATAGGATTTTACGACGGCTGGATGGCCGGTCGTAAATTTCCCGTCGATATGGCGGGCTTTGCGGTGAGCGTAAAATTTCTACTGGATCGACCCAAGGCTGGGATGCCGTTCAAGCCGGGCTACGAGGAGGACGGTTTCCTGAAGAGCCTCGCGCCCTTCGAACCCAACCAGATAGAACTTCTGGCCAATAAATGCACAGAGGTACTCGCGTGGCACACGCAGACGAAGAAGAACGAACCGAGTTCCGAAATCGACCGGAAAAAATACGCCTCAACAAATCTGATAACactgaaacagaaaatagTATGA
- the LOC105684026 gene encoding putative Dol-P-Glc:Glc(2)Man(9)GlcNAc(2)-PP-Dol alpha-1,2-glucosyltransferase, producing MTLYATLRHLSVSTFAAVTVALFLWLIKVQPHYYIDEIFHVPQTLRFCDGRFFEWDQKITTFPGLYLMAIAILAPFGLCDIDFFRGINLMGTFSNFYVIYEIVKIVSTTKKNSSQNAKWTALITSLNIALLPPLYFLLFLFYTDVMSTNMVLLMYLFHLRGNSKTSAFMGILAVLFRQTNIVWLAWISLEKGLDILDKVKSEKAQKMSKKNTPAYISLLLENVKEAIKRGRFSTLIKELLFALFPYVLIVLGFITFVVWNGGIVLGDRNAHVATIHIPQLFYCSVFICFFAWPFFLPHLVDYLRLLKKRWFYAILTFTLMALIVRFNTLVHPYLLADNRHYTFYVWNKIIGRYYPARFLFIPFYGFCLYAAWRGISHLRFLSQVGYFLSVFVVIVPQLLLEPRYFFIPYILWRIDLRNTKPWQIIAEFLTILLVNVFQFYVFSKKVFYWDDDEHPQRISW from the exons ATGACGCTTTACGCGACACTGAGACATTTATCAGTCTCAACATTCGCTGCCGTTACAGTCGCACTTTTTCTCTGGTTAATCAAAGTGCAGCCACATTACTACATCGATGAGATTTTTCACGTTCCGCAAACGCTGCGATTCTGCGATGGACGATTTTTCGAG tgggatcaaaaaattacaacctTTCCCGGACTCTACTTAATGGCTATTGCGATTCTGGCACCGTTTGGTCTCTGCGATATTGACTTTTTTCGCGGTATCAATCTGATGGGGACATTTTCCAACTTCTACGTAATCTACGAAATAGTCAAAATCGTTTCTACGACCAAAAAGAACAGCAGTCAAAACGCCAAATGGACTGCGCTGATTACTAGCCTGAACATAGCGCTCTTACCACCGCTATATTTCTTGCTATTCCTCTTTTACACCGACGTTATGTCGACGAATATGGTACTCCTAATGTACCTTTTTCATCTGAGGGGAAACTCCAAAACTTCAGCTTTCATGG GTATTTTGGCGGTGCTTTTCAGACAAACTAACATAGTCTGGTTAGCATGGATAAGTCTCGAAAAAGGATTGGATATACTGGACAAagtaaaatctgaaaaagctcaaaaaatgtcgaaaaaaaatacaccagCATACATCAGT TTGCTTTTGGAGAACGTGAAAGAAGCAATTAAACGTGGTCGATTTTCGACCCTTATCAAGGAACTATTATTTGCCCTGTTTCCCTACGTTCTGATCGTTCTTGGTTTCATTACGTTCGTAGTTTGGAACGGCGGAATAGTTTTGGGTGACCGTAACGCCCACGTCGCAACTATCCACATTCCCCAATTATTTTACTGTTCAGTATTCATCTGTTTTTTCGCCTGGCCATTTTTCCTGCCCCATCTAGTTGATTACTTGAGACTGTTGAAAAAACGCTGGTTTTACGCTATTCTTACGTTTACTCTGATGGCACTCATCGTTCGATTCAATACTCTAGTCCACCCTTACCTGCTCGCCGACAACAGGCATTACACGTTCTAcgtatggaataaaataatcgggCGATATTATCCCGCCAGGTTTCTTTTCATCCCGTTTTACGGGTTTTGTCTGTACGCTGCTTGGCGGGGGATTTCTCACCTGAGATTCCTTTCGCAGGTCGGATACTTTCTTTCGGTATTCGTTGTCATCGTACCGCAACTTCTTTTGGAACCTCGgtacttttttattccttaCATACTTTGGAGGATTGATCTTAGGAACACAAAACCCTGGCAGATAATCGCAGAGTTTCTCACGATCCTGTTAGTaaacgtttttcaattttacgtattttcgaagaaagttttttATTGGGACGACGATGAACACCCTCAGAGGATATCGTGGTAG
- the LOC105684025 gene encoding protein phosphatase 1H, producing the protein MTKEYKMFNRFKSALLTAVGASEMGLEYPNESDSEIGTDFLNSNLVFEIESKPYSRPSFLGLTNEETQVSADHRVRPIIVPRDLSRLPWCAGYAECINAGKSTWNEDQATATRGDLKLSDSNVTLPYIMFSMFDGHAGYLVALTARLHLHRIIYEKLASIPGEYLLNQNEDAAIKKEDLVVGAIELAYNQMDQMVEMQSQKGGGGCTAITILFLNGILYAAGAGDSRAILVVGDHERPLTRDHTPDSESDRVRALGSLRGGELLRGQFTALEFERRPLERELGSKVLYREPFMTGWAFKTLGYTDLKLPLISGRGKRSRVMGTIGVTRGFGDHGLKAANTGVTIKPFLSSQPEVTSLKLDSYDLNERDCVIMATDGLWDVVSDEEAANILRKTVAPDTPSLEYRLTMGAQELVQAARGRLVGRVWRGKAEASENKNLRLTNMASVDDISVLVVPLYPYLCEHRQWLKTIQQDQRHSADSM; encoded by the exons ATGACGAAGGAATACAAGATGTTTAACCGCTTTAAATCGGCACTGCTCACCGCTGTGGGGGCAAGTGAGATGGGATTGGAATATCCCAATGAATCCGATAGCGAAATTGGAAcggattttttgaattccaaTTTAGTATTTGAAATCGAAAGCAAGCCTTACAGTAGACCAAGTTTTTTGGGACTTACCAACGAGGAAACTCAG gtCAGTGCTGATCACAGAGTGCGTCCGATCATCGTTCCGAGAGACTTGAGTCGACTGCCATGGTGTGCAGGATACGCGGAATGCATAAACGCTGGCAAAAGTACGTGGAACGAGGATCAGGCGACTGCGACACGCGGAGATCTGAAGTTATCCGATTCCAACGTAACTCTTCCCTACATAATGTTCTCCATGTTCGACGGACACGCCGGTTATCTCGTTGCTCTCACTGCAAGACTTCACCTCCACAGAATAATCTAC GAAAAGCTCGCCTCCATTCCCGGGGAGTATTTGCTGAATCAAAACGAAGACGCTGcgataaaaaaggaagaccTTGTCGTGGGCGCCATTGAATTGGCATACAACCAAATGGATCAAATGGTTGAAATGCAATCCCAAAAGGGTGGTGGCGGGTGCACCGCTATCACGATATTGTTTCTCAACGGAATTTTGTACGCGGCTGGTGCTGGAGATTCCAG AGCCATTCTGGTCGTTGGCGATCACGAACGTCCTCTGACTCGAGATCACACGCCCGATTCAGAGTCGGACCGAGTGAGGGCACTGGGCTCTCTGAGGGGTGGGGAGTTATTGCGAGGGCAATTCACGGCCCTCGAGTTCGAAAGACGTCCGTTGGAAAGGGAACTTGGCTCCAAAGTTCTCTACAGAGAGCCCTTCATGACCGGTTGGGCATTCAAAACTTTGGGCTACACGGATCTGAAGCTTCCTTTGATATCCGGGCGGGGAAAGCGG AGTAGAGTCATGGGCACCATAGGAGTGACCAGAGGTTTCGGTGATCACGGTCTGAAAGCCGCCAACACCGGAGTGACCATAAAACCATTCTTGTCCTCTCAACCGGAAGTCACATCTCTAAAATTAGATTCTTACGATCTGAACGAAAGAGACTGCGTTATAATGGCAACCGATGGTCTCTGGGATGTTGTTTCCGACGAAGAAGCGGCCAATATTTTACGAAAGACGGTCGCTCCCGACACGCCGTCTTTAGAATATAG ACTTACAATGGGCGCCCAGGAATTGGTGCAGGCCGCTCGAGGTCGTCTGGTGGGTCGAGTATGGCGTGGAAAAGCCGAAgcatctgaaaataaaaatttaaggtTAACGAACATGGCCTCCGTCGACGACATAAGCGTTCTCGTTGTCCCCCTCTACCCTTATCTATGCGAACACAGACAGTGGTTGAAAACAATCCAACAAGATCAGAGACATTCGGCAGACTCCATGTAA